Proteins found in one Paenibacillus sp. FSL R10-2782 genomic segment:
- a CDS encoding ABC transporter ATP-binding protein: MTYILRTHQLTKALKGNEIVTGVSMNVRQGETYGFLGPNGAGKTTIMKMITNLLKPTSGEIELFGEKLTPKSYHLLGRMGSIIEYPIFYDRLTARQNLELHCQYMGYYNKQAVRDALELVNLRNADDKPVKDFSLGMKQRLGIARAIATKPELLILDEPINGLDPVGIKEIRQLFHMLCKEYGMTILVSSHILVEIEQIADTVGVINHGRLIEEVSMEQVRETNTEYIEFTTNDCKKATYVLSHHLNLTNIRVLNDQNIRIYDTSVPQKQITKTLILNEVEVDSIHQKNSTLEDYFVRLLHGGELHA, translated from the coding sequence ATGACTTACATATTACGGACGCATCAACTGACCAAGGCCCTGAAGGGCAACGAAATTGTAACGGGGGTCAGCATGAATGTGCGCCAGGGGGAAACTTATGGCTTTCTCGGTCCCAATGGGGCGGGCAAGACAACGATTATGAAAATGATTACGAACCTGCTCAAGCCGACCTCGGGTGAGATTGAATTGTTCGGTGAAAAATTAACGCCAAAGTCGTACCACCTGCTCGGCCGGATGGGCTCGATTATTGAATATCCGATTTTTTATGACAGGCTGACGGCCCGGCAAAATCTCGAACTTCATTGTCAATACATGGGCTATTATAACAAGCAGGCTGTTCGGGATGCACTGGAGCTAGTGAACCTGCGAAATGCAGATGACAAGCCGGTAAAGGATTTCTCACTGGGGATGAAGCAGCGTCTCGGGATCGCCCGAGCGATTGCGACCAAGCCGGAGCTGCTGATTTTGGACGAACCCATTAATGGATTGGACCCGGTGGGGATCAAGGAAATCCGCCAATTATTTCACATGCTGTGCAAGGAATATGGCATGACGATCCTTGTGTCCAGCCACATTTTAGTGGAAATCGAGCAAATTGCTGATACGGTGGGTGTGATTAATCACGGTCGATTGATTGAGGAAGTGTCGATGGAACAGGTGCGGGAAACCAATACGGAATACATCGAATTTACGACCAATGACTGCAAAAAAGCGACCTACGTCCTCTCCCATCACCTGAATCTGACGAATATCCGGGTGCTGAATGATCAGAATATACGCATTTACGATACAAGTGTACCGCAGAAGCAAATTACGAAAACACTCATTTTAAATGAGGTAGAGGTGGATTCCATCCACCAAAAAAACAGTACGCTGGAAGACTACTTCGTGCGGCTGTTACATGGAGGTGAACTCCATGCTTAA
- a CDS encoding DMT family transporter, with the protein MSQSSTVLTSKGFDRSSHMKSGFWLVAIGAALWGADPLFRIILLKSFTSTQIVLMEHVLLFIALAPVLWKHREELKAVRLRQILAILFVSWGGSALASVIFTMALSNGDLNAVLLLQKLQPLVAIILARIILKEMLPRNFGILIVVALFGTYLLTFGWSLPFGHVHDFVHVGSLLALGAAVLWGGSTVMGSYLLRSMKYETVTSLRFMMALPLLIVLTSVEHAPWNMPAGTWAGAAVIINLLLQALLPGLLSLLLYYKGLSTTKASYATMAELSFPMVGVVINWIAFQQIVTVAQLTGFMLIWITLFMISRQQKNE; encoded by the coding sequence ATGAGTCAATCATCAACTGTACTAACATCCAAAGGTTTTGATCGTAGCTCCCACATGAAAAGCGGTTTTTGGCTAGTCGCGATTGGAGCGGCCTTGTGGGGCGCGGACCCGCTGTTTCGTATTATTTTGCTCAAATCATTTACCTCTACACAAATTGTGCTGATGGAGCATGTGCTGCTCTTTATCGCCCTGGCACCAGTGCTGTGGAAGCATCGCGAGGAGCTTAAAGCGGTACGGCTTCGTCAGATTTTGGCTATTTTGTTCGTCTCGTGGGGCGGCTCGGCTCTAGCCAGCGTGATTTTCACAATGGCACTCAGCAACGGTGATCTTAACGCTGTGCTGCTGCTCCAAAAGCTTCAACCGTTGGTCGCTATTATTCTGGCCCGCATTATATTGAAGGAAATGCTGCCGCGTAATTTTGGAATATTAATTGTCGTGGCTCTGTTTGGGACGTATCTTCTTACCTTCGGCTGGTCGCTCCCTTTTGGACATGTTCATGATTTCGTCCACGTCGGCAGCCTGCTTGCACTTGGAGCTGCGGTCCTGTGGGGCGGTTCGACAGTGATGGGAAGCTACTTGCTTCGTTCGATGAAATATGAGACGGTGACCTCCCTGCGCTTCATGATGGCTCTGCCTCTGCTGATCGTTCTCACCTCTGTGGAGCATGCACCTTGGAATATGCCTGCTGGCACATGGGCGGGCGCAGCCGTGATTATCAACCTGTTGCTGCAGGCGCTGCTCCCCGGTCTTCTCAGCCTGTTACTGTATTACAAGGGCCTCAGTACGACCAAGGCGTCTTATGCCACGATGGCAGAACTAAGCTTCCCGATGGTCGGCGTTGTAATTAACTGGATCGCTTTCCAGCAGATCGTTACGGTAGCGCAATTGACTGGCTTTATGCTTATCTGGATTACACTCTTTATGATTTCTCGTCAGCAAAAAAACGAATAG
- a CDS encoding SLATT domain-containing protein, protein MDNLTEFKRKIWITRKSRIQASERILRKYNVYQGVLIYYSIVIVIYSIWNIQPVNTNGRITEAALFLMIISVIFSLFSLFVSTKNLQEKFFNLKINYIELEKLYGQLSVLKPESVHEITNVRNHYNNLLSAVDNHETIDYYRVLLNDTEESNKLNEEQVERYKKTIWKTGIYDKSYQVLLYLMPIILPIIIKGLVITMNFFFPSN, encoded by the coding sequence ATGGATAACTTAACTGAATTTAAAAGAAAGATATGGATAACAAGAAAGAGCAGAATTCAAGCATCAGAAAGAATATTGAGAAAATACAACGTTTACCAAGGGGTACTAATATATTATTCAATAGTAATAGTAATATATTCGATTTGGAATATACAGCCCGTAAACACTAATGGGCGTATAACGGAAGCAGCTCTTTTTTTAATGATCATTTCAGTGATTTTTTCATTGTTTTCATTGTTTGTTTCTACCAAAAACTTGCAAGAAAAGTTTTTTAATTTAAAAATTAACTATATAGAGTTAGAAAAACTATATGGACAACTAAGCGTATTAAAGCCAGAAAGTGTCCATGAAATTACCAATGTCCGAAATCATTATAATAATTTGTTATCAGCAGTTGATAATCATGAGACAATAGATTATTACAGAGTCTTATTAAATGATACGGAAGAATCAAATAAATTGAACGAAGAACAAGTTGAAAGATATAAAAAGACTATTTGGAAAACGGGTATTTATGATAAGTCATATCAAGTTCTTTTGTATTTGATGCCAATTATCCTGCCTATAATTATAAAGGGTTTAGTGATTACTATGAACTTCTTTTTTCCTTCTAATTAA
- a CDS encoding carboxylesterase/lipase family protein, which produces MERESITVHTRLGQLRGETVNGYHVWKGIPYAQPPVGKLRFHAPQPLRPWEEVRDATSFGPICPQPKPSAESMTGNLVEPPEQSEDCLYLNVWTPASEAPAKGRPVMVWIHGGAFVTGSGIIPLYDGARMAENGDVVVVTLNYRLGPLGFLHLTPRGDGLTSNAGLLDQIAALEWVRDHIAAFGGNPNEVTVFGESAGAMSIAALLAMPAAEGLFQRAILQSGASQVLPTSQAEQVTAAYLQQLGVDTLHPERLFTLPTEALMLATVKTHEMIGSGLAMLYQPVVDGVTLPEAPLSAIAKGSAKQVSVLIGTNLHEGAYFVRKESHLMNKSMASQALEMMTGMPDVGELMEPFPVTIEGQAQMLTDLFFWRPALALAVAQALYAPVWMYRFDWTLPGHSVFGQAVHGAEIAFVFDNLELLGKLGLDVHSPMRTLAHNMQQAWVAFARDGKPVLPEEEWPMYDRETRATAIFYQDISVQHDPKGERRRRLTGQMSI; this is translated from the coding sequence ATGGAGAGGGAGAGTATTACAGTACATACCCGCCTGGGTCAGCTTCGTGGAGAAACGGTGAATGGATATCATGTATGGAAAGGCATCCCATATGCACAGCCTCCTGTGGGAAAACTGCGTTTTCACGCGCCTCAGCCTTTGAGGCCTTGGGAAGAGGTACGGGATGCGACAAGCTTTGGGCCGATCTGTCCGCAGCCTAAGCCATCTGCTGAGAGTATGACCGGGAATCTGGTTGAACCGCCTGAGCAGTCGGAGGATTGCTTGTACCTGAACGTCTGGACGCCTGCTTCGGAGGCACCTGCAAAGGGACGACCCGTGATGGTGTGGATTCACGGCGGAGCCTTTGTAACCGGGTCGGGAATTATTCCATTATATGATGGGGCACGGATGGCGGAAAATGGCGATGTTGTCGTCGTTACGCTCAATTATCGACTCGGGCCGTTGGGCTTTTTGCACCTGACTCCACGGGGAGACGGACTGACCTCTAATGCGGGGCTGCTGGATCAGATTGCTGCTTTGGAATGGGTCAGGGACCATATCGCCGCATTTGGAGGTAACCCGAACGAGGTGACGGTGTTCGGTGAATCAGCGGGAGCTATGAGCATTGCTGCGTTATTGGCTATGCCGGCCGCAGAGGGCCTGTTCCAGCGTGCTATTTTACAGAGCGGAGCATCGCAGGTGCTGCCGACTTCACAGGCGGAGCAAGTCACGGCTGCATATCTCCAGCAGTTGGGGGTGGACACCCTGCATCCGGAACGATTGTTTACACTGCCGACGGAGGCGCTCATGCTTGCCACGGTCAAGACGCATGAAATGATCGGATCGGGGCTGGCGATGCTCTATCAACCTGTTGTGGACGGTGTGACCTTGCCAGAGGCACCCTTATCTGCGATTGCCAAAGGATCAGCCAAGCAGGTATCCGTTCTGATCGGAACGAATTTGCACGAGGGTGCCTATTTTGTTCGCAAGGAATCCCATCTGATGAACAAGTCAATGGCGAGTCAGGCATTGGAAATGATGACGGGCATGCCAGATGTTGGCGAGTTAATGGAACCTTTTCCTGTTACGATTGAGGGGCAAGCGCAGATGCTGACCGATCTGTTTTTCTGGCGGCCTGCGCTGGCCCTGGCGGTTGCACAAGCCCTGTATGCCCCGGTGTGGATGTACCGTTTTGACTGGACGCTGCCGGGGCATTCTGTATTCGGACAAGCGGTTCATGGCGCGGAAATTGCGTTTGTTTTTGATAATCTGGAGCTGCTGGGCAAGCTCGGATTAGACGTTCATTCGCCTATGCGGACACTGGCTCACAATATGCAGCAGGCATGGGTTGCTTTTGCACGGGATGGAAAGCCTGTGCTGCCGGAAGAGGAGTGGCCCATGTACGACAGGGAAACGCGGGCTACGGCCATTTTTTATCAGGACATCTCGGTGCAGCATGACCCGAAAGGGGAAAGACGCCGTCGGTTGACCGGACAAATGAGCATCTGA
- a CDS encoding response regulator transcription factor has product MSQHILLIEDDTSIAEMLLKALTKEGYTLTTAYNGEEGLLAFERHTYDLVLVDLMMPKVDGMEVIRRIRTHSAVPILIMSAKDSDVDKALGLGFGADDYVAKPFSMLEMTARIQSAIRRATTYARQQQQEEQPKAQVLTYGNLRIDFDHFMVTRNGIQIQLTAKESDILKLFVTHPNRVFTKAQLYGFIWKEDYMGDENVINVHIRRLREKIEEDPSHPVHIKTLWGIGYKWENG; this is encoded by the coding sequence ATGTCACAACATATTTTACTCATTGAAGATGATACATCCATTGCCGAAATGCTACTCAAAGCACTCACCAAGGAAGGTTACACATTAACCACCGCCTATAACGGGGAAGAAGGGCTTCTTGCCTTTGAACGTCACACCTACGATCTGGTATTGGTGGATCTGATGATGCCCAAGGTGGATGGTATGGAGGTCATCCGTCGAATCCGTACCCACAGCGCTGTCCCGATTCTGATTATGTCAGCTAAGGATAGCGACGTGGATAAAGCGCTTGGACTGGGCTTCGGAGCAGACGATTATGTCGCCAAGCCCTTTTCTATGCTGGAAATGACAGCACGCATTCAGTCTGCAATCCGCAGAGCCACTACCTATGCACGCCAGCAACAACAGGAGGAACAGCCGAAAGCACAGGTCCTGACCTACGGAAATCTGCGCATTGATTTTGATCATTTTATGGTCACCCGCAACGGAATCCAAATTCAGTTAACAGCTAAGGAATCTGATATTCTCAAGCTATTTGTAACCCATCCGAACCGTGTATTTACCAAAGCGCAATTATACGGGTTTATCTGGAAAGAGGACTATATGGGTGACGAAAATGTGATTAACGTCCATATCCGCCGCTTACGTGAGAAAATCGAAGAAGACCCCTCCCACCCTGTTCATATTAAGACCTTATGGGGCATTGGCTACAAATGGGAGAACGGGTGA
- a CDS encoding GbsR/MarR family transcriptional regulator encodes MSLYQLGDEQQASLQKIRKRVIEAIGKNMDLYGITLSAGHLYGLLFFADKPMTLDEMGREMEMSKTSMSTGVRTLLDLKMVNKVWGKGSRKDLYEVEYDWHQTFTDFFAIKWRKAVETNLLVLRKAIEELDRLLEQGGEYEEFKAVLQQDRLKMKQAVAYYKWLDRLIDSMENEEIYKLIPKEEVRD; translated from the coding sequence ATGAGCTTGTACCAGTTAGGTGATGAGCAGCAGGCTTCGCTGCAAAAAATTCGCAAACGTGTCATAGAAGCTATAGGTAAAAATATGGACTTGTATGGGATCACCTTGTCAGCGGGGCATTTGTACGGTTTGCTTTTTTTTGCGGATAAACCGATGACGCTGGACGAAATGGGACGTGAAATGGAAATGAGCAAAACGAGCATGAGTACCGGTGTCCGAACGCTGTTGGATCTGAAAATGGTCAACAAGGTGTGGGGCAAAGGCTCGCGTAAGGATTTGTATGAAGTGGAATATGACTGGCATCAAACGTTCACAGATTTCTTTGCTATTAAATGGAGAAAAGCGGTTGAAACGAATTTGCTGGTGCTGCGCAAGGCCATTGAGGAGCTGGACAGATTGCTGGAGCAGGGCGGGGAATATGAGGAGTTTAAGGCTGTTCTCCAGCAGGATCGTTTGAAAATGAAGCAGGCTGTTGCCTATTACAAGTGGCTGGACCGACTGATTGATTCGATGGAAAACGAAGAAATATATAAGCTGATCCCGAAGGAAGAGGTTCGTGATTAA
- a CDS encoding reverse transcriptase/maturase family protein — translation MRAFELFYELYKIENLREVYSERIKNNSSPGLDRINRRIFERELDKNLSIINSKVINGTYKFTKYKQKLISKGEGKNPRVISMPTIRDKITLAVMKNILAQIYNNEVSYSVIHRIINLIVGTLQNENYNHYFKIDLSQFYDTINHQILLSKVKSKIRKKAFIQLIERAIKTPTVEESYSKGLKKTNGVGVPQGLSISNILAGLYLSKFDKKHNNKIHYKYFRFVDDILILCHKEDFIGLKKAIEQELERKYLLKINKDKTESGIVQKKEISYLGYLISKDQISVRPSSVKKLELSLEKLFKEYAIYKKLGKELFIWKLNIKITGLIKDSKKRGWTFFFSQITNERVLFHLDWLIKQYIKRFNLEEDFEEIKIKKYVRTFKEIKNNLHGTTYIPNLDNFTVDDKRAFIEKVLGLPTTFFSDEVIEEMFDKETYKFIRELERDLQHFS, via the coding sequence TTGAGAGCATTTGAATTGTTTTACGAACTCTATAAAATCGAAAACTTAAGAGAAGTCTATTCTGAAAGAATCAAAAATAATTCTTCCCCGGGCCTAGACAGAATTAATAGACGAATATTTGAAAGAGAGCTTGATAAAAACCTAAGTATTATTAATAGTAAGGTAATTAACGGTACATACAAGTTTACAAAATACAAACAAAAATTAATTTCTAAGGGGGAGGGTAAAAACCCAAGAGTTATTTCTATGCCTACAATAAGAGACAAAATAACACTGGCTGTAATGAAAAATATACTAGCTCAAATCTATAACAATGAGGTATCTTATTCTGTTATACATAGAATTATTAACCTTATAGTCGGAACTTTACAAAATGAGAATTATAACCATTATTTCAAAATAGATTTGTCTCAATTCTATGACACTATTAATCATCAAATTTTATTGTCAAAAGTAAAAAGTAAAATACGAAAAAAAGCTTTTATTCAGTTGATAGAAAGAGCTATAAAAACACCAACAGTGGAGGAGAGCTATTCTAAAGGTTTAAAAAAAACAAATGGAGTAGGGGTTCCTCAAGGGTTATCAATATCTAATATTCTTGCTGGTCTATATTTATCTAAGTTTGATAAAAAACACAATAATAAAATTCATTATAAGTATTTTAGATTTGTAGATGACATTTTGATTTTATGCCATAAAGAAGATTTTATCGGTTTAAAAAAAGCAATTGAGCAGGAGTTGGAAAGGAAATATCTTCTAAAAATAAATAAAGACAAGACAGAAAGCGGCATAGTACAAAAAAAAGAAATCTCATATTTAGGATACTTGATTAGTAAAGATCAAATTTCAGTTAGGCCAAGTTCTGTAAAAAAGTTGGAATTATCCTTAGAAAAATTATTCAAAGAATATGCAATATATAAAAAATTAGGAAAGGAACTATTTATATGGAAATTGAATATTAAAATAACTGGTCTAATTAAAGATAGTAAGAAAAGAGGGTGGACATTTTTCTTTTCGCAAATTACAAATGAAAGAGTCTTGTTTCATCTCGATTGGCTAATTAAGCAATATATTAAACGTTTTAATTTAGAAGAAGATTTTGAAGAAATAAAGATAAAAAAGTACGTCAGAACCTTTAAAGAAATAAAAAACAATTTACATGGAACCACATATATACCCAATTTAGATAATTTTACCGTAGATGATAAGAGAGCTTTTATTGAAAAAGTACTAGGGTTGCCAACTACCTTCTTTAGTGATGAAGTAATTGAAGAAATGTTTGATAAAGAAACGTATAAATTTATTAGAGAATTAGAAAGAGATTTGCAGCATTTTTCATGA
- a CDS encoding methyl-accepting chemotaxis protein — MTNVKQTIPWWARFLKQFYLMRTKLIVSFLAVLLIPSILIGYFSYQSAETQLRQQMASSVNTNLNLIQGNINQYVSPIMKDMDVFASEFQSDSFITNADTIQARLDLITKAHPELDGVILGNAKGEYIRSPKKESTDYDPRQKTWYKLATAQDGKVIVGVPKASASTGNLVVTISRTLTEGQGAIALNLSLDKMSESLSGISIGQRGGLFIVDAEHKLVSGAGAAFKNTGKKPADTITGLPELPKTAQGQSQEAPSIKQIQFMNRTVEAFSIVDPLTGWNIIALSDLEDYSDAAQPILKQSLIVIAISVLAAAIVIILMIRSFLIPLGKLQNGTRDVRDGNLTARVNLSGKDEFSELAQNFDQMTHALHTMVSEVNQTSSRLASSSLMIKESTEQTTESVQHVAETVMESAENATTSAEASEQTANAVEEMAKGVSTIAESASSIVDSAGQTEHDVAKGSQMIGSVRTQMDRILEAVTQTASLMDELSQLSDDAKQMNSAIAAIAKQTNLLSLNASIEASRAGEAGRGFAVVAVEVRKLSEQSKESADSISQIITQMLDLIQRSTATMNGNVRNQVGEGLRISQDAEGAFTNIERSTSHIVEQIQSVSAAAEQISASTEEVSATVTHLASLSRNSADSSQTTSAAVQEQMAAMEEIASSSQELSNMAQDLQELVKRFKI; from the coding sequence ATGACTAACGTAAAACAAACAATTCCATGGTGGGCCAGGTTTCTCAAACAGTTCTATTTAATGCGGACAAAATTGATTGTATCTTTTTTGGCAGTCCTATTGATTCCAAGTATTCTTATTGGATATTTTTCGTATCAGAGTGCCGAAACACAGCTTCGCCAGCAAATGGCTAGCTCGGTCAATACGAACTTGAATTTGATCCAAGGCAATATTAATCAATATGTATCCCCCATTATGAAGGATATGGATGTATTTGCATCTGAATTTCAATCCGATTCTTTTATCACAAACGCTGACACCATTCAGGCCAGGCTGGATCTAATCACCAAGGCTCATCCTGAATTGGATGGTGTGATTCTGGGTAATGCGAAGGGCGAATACATCCGTTCACCGAAAAAAGAATCCACAGACTATGATCCCCGACAAAAAACTTGGTACAAGCTGGCTACAGCACAGGACGGTAAAGTAATCGTTGGAGTTCCTAAGGCGAGTGCCTCCACGGGTAATTTGGTAGTCACTATATCAAGAACCCTGACGGAGGGACAGGGGGCCATAGCACTGAACCTGAGTCTGGATAAGATGAGCGAGAGCTTGAGCGGGATCAGCATTGGTCAGCGCGGCGGACTGTTTATTGTGGATGCCGAGCACAAGCTCGTATCCGGGGCTGGAGCAGCGTTCAAGAACACGGGTAAAAAACCGGCAGACACCATTACCGGATTACCTGAATTGCCAAAAACAGCTCAAGGACAATCTCAAGAAGCTCCTTCCATAAAACAAATTCAGTTTATGAATAGAACCGTGGAGGCTTTCTCAATCGTTGATCCCCTCACTGGATGGAACATTATCGCCCTGTCCGATCTGGAGGATTACAGTGATGCAGCCCAACCGATCTTGAAGCAAAGCCTGATCGTTATTGCTATATCCGTGCTGGCTGCTGCTATTGTTATTATCCTGATGATTCGCTCGTTCCTGATTCCACTAGGCAAGCTGCAAAATGGAACCCGCGATGTCCGTGACGGCAATCTCACCGCACGGGTCAATTTGTCCGGCAAGGATGAATTCAGCGAGCTGGCGCAAAATTTTGACCAGATGACACATGCACTGCATACGATGGTTTCCGAGGTCAACCAGACGTCATCACGACTCGCATCCTCTTCTCTGATGATTAAGGAAAGTACAGAGCAAACGACGGAATCCGTGCAGCATGTAGCGGAAACAGTTATGGAATCCGCAGAAAATGCGACCACCAGTGCAGAGGCATCCGAACAAACAGCCAATGCCGTTGAGGAAATGGCCAAGGGTGTCAGCACCATTGCGGAATCGGCAAGCTCCATTGTAGATTCGGCAGGACAGACTGAGCATGACGTAGCCAAAGGCAGCCAAATGATCGGCAGCGTACGCACACAGATGGACCGTATTCTGGAAGCTGTGACCCAAACCGCCAGCCTGATGGATGAGCTGTCACAGCTCTCTGACGATGCGAAGCAGATGAATAGCGCGATTGCTGCCATTGCCAAGCAGACCAACCTGCTGTCGCTGAACGCGTCGATTGAAGCCTCCAGAGCAGGCGAAGCCGGGCGTGGATTCGCTGTGGTAGCCGTGGAGGTCCGTAAGCTGTCGGAGCAATCCAAGGAAAGCGCAGATTCCATCAGCCAGATCATTACACAGATGCTGGATTTGATCCAGCGCTCCACGGCTACGATGAACGGTAATGTCCGTAACCAGGTGGGTGAGGGGCTGCGTATTAGCCAAGATGCAGAAGGTGCCTTCACGAATATTGAGCGCTCCACATCTCATATTGTGGAACAGATTCAAAGCGTGTCCGCAGCCGCTGAACAAATTTCGGCCAGTACAGAGGAAGTTTCGGCAACTGTTACCCATCTGGCAAGCCTGTCCCGCAATTCGGCGGATAGCTCACAGACGACTTCCGCAGCCGTACAGGAGCAAATGGCGGCGATGGAAGAAATCGCTTCTTCCTCTCAGGAGCTGTCCAATATGGCGCAGGATTTGCAAGAGCTGGTGAAGCGTTTCAAGATTTAG
- a CDS encoding sensor histidine kinase, with translation MNIESISEWIVVLILSVVIVWLWRERVAQKRKIKDIRNALERIVTVNHAEKLLYVTGDAELQRLMTEINRLLDLNLRVSVDYNRSQIAMRKMISNISHDLRTPLTVVLGYAEMLDADPHILPEERAKLLSRIHQKTSEAIELIGSFFSLAKLEANDTDIPLTRLEVGELCRRSILEFYDLLTAQGFAVHIDIPEHPIHALGNEGAIGRVLNNLISNAIRYGADGRTLGLTLTEQQDTVRIEVWDRGQGIQEPEQDKVFERMYTLEDSRNKAIQGSGLGLTIAKRLVETMNGEIHLSSIPYERTIFSFTLKKINY, from the coding sequence ATGAACATCGAGAGCATCTCTGAATGGATCGTCGTCCTCATCCTATCCGTCGTTATTGTATGGCTCTGGCGGGAGCGTGTGGCGCAAAAGCGCAAAATAAAGGATATCCGAAACGCACTGGAACGGATTGTAACTGTTAATCATGCGGAAAAGCTGCTATATGTCACGGGTGACGCTGAGTTGCAACGCCTCATGACGGAAATTAACCGTTTGCTGGACTTGAATTTGAGAGTGTCTGTGGATTACAACCGAAGCCAAATCGCCATGCGCAAAATGATTTCAAACATTTCCCACGATCTCAGGACCCCGCTGACGGTGGTGCTCGGGTATGCCGAGATGCTGGATGCCGATCCGCATATTTTGCCGGAAGAACGTGCAAAGCTGCTATCCAGGATTCATCAGAAGACAAGCGAAGCGATTGAGCTGATCGGAAGCTTTTTTAGCTTGGCAAAGCTGGAGGCTAATGATACGGACATTCCGTTGACCCGGCTGGAGGTGGGAGAGCTGTGCAGACGCAGCATTTTGGAGTTTTATGATCTGCTGACCGCGCAGGGGTTTGCTGTGCATATTGATATCCCGGAGCACCCCATTCATGCCTTGGGGAACGAAGGAGCGATTGGGCGGGTGCTGAACAATCTGATTTCCAATGCGATTCGCTACGGTGCCGATGGTCGGACACTGGGACTGACTCTAACGGAACAGCAGGACACGGTGCGTATAGAGGTATGGGATCGGGGGCAAGGCATACAGGAGCCTGAGCAGGACAAGGTTTTTGAACGTATGTACACGCTTGAGGATTCCCGCAATAAGGCGATACAGGGCAGCGGGCTGGGTCTTACGATTGCCAAACGTCTGGTTGAGACGATGAACGGAGAAATTCATTTGAGCAGCATACCTTATGAGCGGACGATCTTCTCTTTTACATTGAAAAAAATCAACTATTAA
- a CDS encoding ABC transporter permease has translation MLKLMQLELKKFHLAGYIRSALIANACILGLLSTIAQDSHIEGVPEFTQYAQLLNLMDNMVRATFIVFASVLLCRFIVSEFKSKSINILFMYPIDRKKLMVAKLLVVLLFTFLSIILSEIIITAALHLLNQFVVIVPDKLSLTTLGQQSVRTLINAVAASFMGLVPLYMGMRKYSIPTTIVSSILIVALLFSNNNGATLSSIALVQIGFAALGMLVAYAAIRRIEYKDITS, from the coding sequence ATGCTTAAACTGATGCAACTGGAGTTGAAAAAGTTTCATTTGGCGGGATATATCCGTTCGGCGCTGATCGCCAACGCCTGCATTCTAGGGTTGCTCAGTACTATTGCGCAGGACAGCCACATTGAAGGAGTACCCGAATTTACACAGTACGCTCAGCTTCTCAATCTCATGGACAATATGGTGAGGGCCACGTTTATTGTATTTGCCTCCGTCCTGCTGTGCCGCTTTATTGTGAGCGAATTTAAGTCCAAGTCGATTAACATCTTGTTCATGTACCCGATTGACCGCAAAAAGCTAATGGTCGCCAAACTCTTGGTCGTGTTGCTGTTTACGTTCCTGTCCATTATTTTATCGGAAATCATCATTACGGCAGCCCTTCATCTATTAAATCAGTTCGTCGTTATTGTACCAGATAAGCTTAGCCTCACTACACTAGGACAGCAATCAGTGCGGACACTGATCAATGCGGTTGCAGCAAGCTTTATGGGGCTGGTTCCGCTGTACATGGGAATGCGAAAATACTCGATACCCACCACCATCGTGAGCTCGATCCTAATCGTAGCCCTGCTGTTCTCGAATAATAACGGCGCTACACTTAGCTCCATTGCACTTGTACAGATCGGCTTTGCCGCGCTGGGGATGCTCGTAGCTTATGCGGCCATCCGTCGTATCGAGTACAAAGATATTACCTCGTAA